In Triticum urartu cultivar G1812 chromosome 6, Tu2.1, whole genome shotgun sequence, the following proteins share a genomic window:
- the LOC125513570 gene encoding subtilisin-like protease SBT3.9, translating into MAAIAIYTHRHYHMHIQDTPLESGMDMRTFSCALLLATLMPLSAKASSKLYIVYLGEKEHDDPSMVTASHHDMLTSVFGSKDEAKKSMVYSYKHGFSGFAATLTETQAETLAEFPEVVRVKLNTYHKPHTTQSWDFLGLDYDGPQQQQPQQQEGLLQRAKYGENIIIGVIDSGIWPESRSFDDTGYSPVPARWRGVCQIGHAWNATSCNRKIIGARWYSGGISADVLKMDYSSPRDLTGHGTHVASTIAGSQVWNVSHRGGGLGVGIARGGAPRSRLAIYKVCWIDGSCPEAAILAAIDDAIKDGVDVLSLSLGGSPGEEIFQTLHAVLQGIPVVFAGGNEGPVPQMVLNAVPWVMTVAASTIDRSFPTQVTLGNNEKLVGQSLHYNASVISNDFKALVHARSCDMETLASSNVTGKIVLCYAPEEAFLTSPRVALRNAINRTLEAGAKGLIFAQYAVNNVNSVATCHNIMPCVLVDFEVAHRIASYWDMTGSPVVKVSPTMSAVGNEVLSPRVTSFSSRGPSLAFSAILKPDIAAPGVNILAAVRGTYVLLSGTSMACPHVSAVTALLKSVHPDWSPAMIKSAIITTASVTDRFGMPIQAEGVPRKLADPFDFGGGQIDPDRADDPGLVYDVDAKEYNKFFNCTLGLLDGCESYQLNLNLPSIAVPNLKDNVTVSRTVTNVGPVEATYRVVVEAPAGVAVLMEPSIISFTQGGSTRAPFRVTLTAKQRVQGGYSFGSITWSDGSAHSVRIPVAVRTVIQDFVSDTS; encoded by the exons ATGGCTGCTATTGCTATATATACACATAGACATTATCATATGCACATACAAGACACTCCTCTCGAATCAGGCATGGATATGAGAACTTTCTCCTGTGCCCTGCTGCTGGCGACGCTGATGCCCCTTTCGGCGAAAGCGTCTAGCAAA CTCTACATTGTGTATTTGGGGGAGAAGGAACACGATGACCCGTCTATGGTCACCGCGTCGCACCATGACATGCTAACCTCTGTTTTTGGGAG CAAGGATGAAGCCAAGAAGTCGATGGTTTACAGTTACAAGCATGGATTTTCGGGATTCGCAGCAACACTCACTGAGACGCAAGCTGAGACACTTGCAG AATTCCCTGAAGTTGTCCGCGTGAAGCTTAACACTTATCACAAACCGCACACAACTCAGAGTTGGGACTTTCTCGGCCTTGACTACGATGgaccacaacaacaacaaccacaacaacAGGAAGGCCTTCTGCAAAGAGCAAAGTACGGAGAAAACATCATCATCGGGGTGATTGATTCAG GCATATGGCCTGAATCACGAAGCTTTGATGACACCGGATATAGCCCTGTGCCGGCACGGTGGAGAGGCGTGTGCCAGATTGGGCATGCGTGGAATGCCACGAGTTGCAACAGGAAGATCATCGGGGCCCGATGGTACAGTGGTGGCATCAGCGCTGACGTGCTTAAGATGGACTACAGTTCCCCTAGGGACCTCACTGGCCATGGCACGCATGTAGCCTCAACGATTGCCGGTAGCCAGGTGTGGAATGTGAGCCACAGAGGGGGTGGCCTTGGTGTCGGTATCGCCCGCGGTGGAGCACCACGGTCTAGATTGGCTATATACAAGGTATGTTGGATTGACGGGAGTTGCCCTGAGGCAGCGATCCTTGCGGCCATCGATGATGCCATAAAGGATGGCGTGGACGTCTTGTCGCTTTCACTAGGAGGCAGTCCTGGCGAGGAGATCTTTCAGACATTGCATGCTGTATTGCAAGGGATCCCCGTTGTGTTTGCGGGCGGGAATGAAGGCCCCGTGCCACAAATGGTGCTGAATGCCGTGCCATGGGTCATGACGGTGGCTGCTAGCACAATAGACAGGTCATTCCCAACCCAAGTGACGCTCGGGAACAATGAAAAGTTGGTG GGGCAATCTCTTCACTACAACGCATCTGTGATCAGCAACGACTTTAAGGCCCTCGTTCATGCGAGGAG TTGTGACATGGAGACACTAGCATCAAGCAATGTCACAGGCAAAATCGTATTGTGCTATGCACCAGAGGAGGCATTTCTCACCTCGCCTCGGGTGGCACTTCGCAATGCCATCAACCGTACCTTGGAGGCCGGTGCTAAGGGCCTCATTTTCGCACAGTACGCCGTCAATAATGTCAACAGTGTGGCCACGTGCCACAACATTATGCCTTGTGTTCTCGTGGATTTTGAGGTAGCACATAGAATTGCTTCATATTGGGATATGACAGG GAGTCCGGTGGTGAAGGTGTCACCTACCATGAGCGCTGTTGGAAATGAGGTGTTGTCACCGAGGGTCACCTCGTTCTCGTCGAGAGGCCCTAGCCTAGCGTTTTCAGCCATACTCAAG CCTGATATAGCTGCACCGGGAGTCAACATCTTGGCAGCAGTGCGTGGCACCTATGTGTTGTTGTCCGGGACGTCCATGGCATGTCCTCATGTCTCAGCGGTCACTGCGCTGCTCAAGTCGGTTCACCCTGACTGGTCACCTGCCATGATCAAATCTGCCATTATCACCACAG CTTCAGTGACTGATCGTTTCGGTATGCCGATCCAAGCTGAGGGGGTGCCAAGAAAACTAGCTGACCCTTTTGATTTTGGCGGCGGCCAGATAGACCCAGACAGGGCCGACGATCCTGGCTTGGTTTATGACGTGGATGCAAAGGAGtacaacaaattcttcaattgcACCCTCGGATTGTTAGACGGCTGCGAGTCCTACCAACTCAATCTCAACCTCCCATCAATCGCCGTGCCAAACCTAAAGGACAATGTCACAGTTTCGCGCACCGTCACCAATGTCGGGCCGGTGGAAGCGACTTATCGAGTGGTTGTTGAGGCTCCCGCAGGGGTAGCCGTGTTGATGGAGCCATCTATTATTAGTTTCACCCAAGGTGGTAGTACACGCGCACCATTCAGGGTGACACTCACGGCGAAGCAGAGAGTTCAGGGCGGGTATAGTTTTGGGAGCATCACATGGTCCGATGGAAGTGCCCACTCAGTGAGAATTCCAGTTGCGGTACGGACTGTGATACAAGACTTCGTCTCAGATACATCATAA
- the LOC125513573 gene encoding uncharacterized protein LOC125513573 — translation MDFFLLKTKTNHGHEAEEEELDLNMVVATDHTGRALIYDPDSLAVRALPRLPERKYIPVSLTAGGALYVFDRIPMLHKKRCCEALTFRRPRGECGDWSWRAVHRRPQRRRVANLPAYWVF, via the coding sequence ATGGACTTCTTCCTCCTCAAGACCAAGACCAACCATGGACACGAAGCGGAGGAAGAAGAGCTTGACCTCAACATGGTGGTCGCCACGGACCACACGGGCCGCGCCCTCATCTACGACCCGGACTCGCTGGCCGTCCGCGCGCTGCCCAGGCTGCCCGAGCGCAAGTACATCCCCGTCTCCCTCACCGCCGGCGGCGCCCTCTACGTGTTCGACCGGATCCCCATGCTCCACAAGAAGCGGTGCTGCGAGGCGCTCACCTTCCGCCGTCCCCGCGGCGAGTGCGGGGACTGGTCATGGCGCGCTGTGCACcgccgacctcaacgccgccgaGTTGCCAACTTGCCTGCCTACTGGGTATTTTAA